Genomic segment of Bemisia tabaci chromosome 9, PGI_BMITA_v3:
CGCCCAATTTGAGCTACGTAGTAGCCCGCGCTGCCATgaaagcgaagagagcagtgagtgtcaacttttcgaaatcgagttcccttcaaaattcgtcaaatCTCTTTTCGTTTGAactcactgaaatagctaaaacagcggaattcatcttaattgtatgtgaacgagacatatgagaaagcccttagtgcgcaaaaaatgacgtagattcagacaaaacagcagtaagtgacattattcctccaaagAGCCAAAGAaatcagtgctttcaagtaaagttcCGCCCGCTTCAGAGATTTCttacctgaaaatgtgtttgttgtgtgtccaaaatgcaatcaagaaagcatgcagaagatagcacttacggctgttttgcctaacaatagcctagcatgaaaatggaaaatacccttttcatgtaattaaaataaaatctgtcgatttttaatcatctaaaCGATGTCTAAGAGTCTCTCAGATGATTAGTAgcaattttacaaaagaacggaGACTTCTTGCAatattttccggtcagacgcttcGGAGCCAGTTTTCCTCAAAACATCATATaattgcacttactgctcttttcgctatcatGGCAGCGCTATATGTGGATGTGGACCCTCTCGTGATTTTCGCCGCATTCACCTGGCAAACCCACCACagtgcgccgcacagtggatcaagtcaataagagaggtcggacatgacatttttgacgaaaactgcacattttgatgtttatttgtccacattttaaactttcaaggGTGCCAGtatgagaaaatttcacgagaaaaccaatgaagccactttaagaacctcaaaaatgtgtgtaaacggagtcataagcgtcTATGAATCTCAGGGcacatgtcttgatgcacatagttctgttcggcagGAATACTTCCAAATGCAGAAAAGCCGAAAGAAAGAGAGGCATcaacgacgcacaatggatcgagtaaattagagaggccaaacacgaaatttttgaccacaactgcaaattttgatgtttatcataccttattttgaattttaagaggttctttaagaagaaaatttcacgggaaattCAATGGAATCGcgtttagaacttcaaagttttgtatacacggagttatgaccgtttaaagtttccaaactctgtccgacctctctaatcgactcgatccaccgtgcggcggagCGGGCGACGGAAATAAATCAAGCAGAGCTCATCTCTGACCGCGCAAATAAAGGTCAGTATGTCTCAAGCGATGCAGTGACTTACGCACAAAGCGCGCGCCGCTGAATTTCGCCCGCGGCGGCTTCGATCCCCGCGAAAAGCTCCGCGGAAAGTTCGCGCGGGCGAATATTTGGATAGCTCCGCGATTCGTGTGGCTTCTCCGCTGGAGGAGTTCGCGGCGGAACGTGAGGCCTGTCGAGGGTGAAATAGAATCCGTCAATCGAGAGGCGAGTCCCGCGGTCGACGCATCCGACCGAGGTGGTCAGTCAACTTTTTCGCGTGTGAATAGAGTGGGGATCTTGAGTGGCAGCGCCCGGCGTTGTGTGTGTCCAGTGTCCTTGAGTCGGAATAATTTTGTGGACTTTGTTGTCTGGTGTAATTGTCATCAAAGATATTCGCGAGGATCCGAGGTTTGTAGATTTTTATCAGAGGTCGCGcatgaaaaatcggattttgacaccccccccctcccattatGCACCCGTAATGCAGAACTGcaatccctcccccccccccctctacaaAAATACACTGCCGtgtaaaggaagaacgccgtataaacattcaagagttgccaaatttccttcgataaaatgctcattctttaggaaagttataaacattttctttttaaatttgcaggacttttcggtgggatttggagcaaaattatctgaaaaattggaaggaatatattcacaactttaccaggaaattcgtattttatcaaaggaaatttgccaaatttttcattcaaaaatatgtatttttggggaaagttatgaagaCACTTTTGACACAAGTTTGACATTTCCatactttttagatcaaatttcatacaaaaccctctgaaaaattggaggagaaatgctcacacattttccggaaaatttcaattttccggCGTTCCTACTTGGAACGGcagacgaggggggggggggggggaggcaagaTGGACGGCCGGAGGTGCGCAGTATCAAAAAACTTGTTCTCTTTCCGTCTTTCTCACCGTGCATTTGATAATATTTGGATTACACTTTGCAATTAgtaaccactatctctggctcttccataaaagcacatatcagCATAGGAAACCGATgtatattgtttctaaaatgggccagaaatagtggctccttattgcaaaatgtaattcactTAATTATAAACGCTTCCTAAATGGGGCAAACCACTTGACAGAGAGAGTTAAAGCGAATGACTGCATTTAAAAAGAGTCTTCTTAAGAATATCAATGACATTTCTATCGATTCaggaatgaaacaaaataaattccCTCAATTCTGCTGAACTCTGTTTCAGTAGCAAGAGAGTGCCaagttattgaaattgaataatAAGTGGTCACACATTCGGTAGATGATGAGCACATGCGTGCAGTTCTTTAGATAAATTTTCGTATTTGCACACCTCCTTCATATTTTCTGTGAAGACATtcatagcctgagacgctgaatgtctctaATAAATTTAACGAACTAATTTAGACGATTAAATCCGCACCATAAAAAGTCGCAAGGTACTTAACCCACATTCTCTCTCCTAATGACAAGGAGGCCGGGCCTACTTCACTGCATTCACTTCTCAGTATTGCTTTGATCAagattttcatcaaagttgATATGTCATTACttcaaatatataaaaattcaaaactctcAGAAATGAATTATGAGAATGACAATATgaaactatttttgaaaaagataattacagcctacattGTTTATATTTAATACCAAAAAAGTATCTAGGTAATGTATAGCAGAAACTTTTCTACTCTCACATTGAAAGTAGGTAAATATTACGATACAAGAAATACCTCCGCTGATCTTTTGCAAATGATTATTCTCATTGCGCATGGAAAGAGACAGTTTTAGAATGTGCATTTAAGTAAAATAAGGCATGAAGGTATTTACTATTAGGGAGGTCTCCAGAAGACGAGATCAAAGCAACTGACCgatgaaaattctcaaattgaaACTCGCattcttcttcaaataaaataatGCGCTCATTTAGGGCCAGTAGAATTGTTACCCAGTTGCCATATTGTGGAtttagttgaattttttccgaGGCTATTTCAGTTCTACTTTTCTGTTGCCATATAGACCGTGTATAATAGGGGCTGTATCAGTATGtatcgttttgttcaaaacagTAGAACATTTACCTACTTGTCATTTTGCATATTACAAATAATGatataaatataataatttaaaaatcataCAAATTCCACAGTAAGAACACATCAGAGTGACTTCGGATGGAAGTACCggtaaaattctccaaaaaggACCAACTGAACAAGGTAAGATTATAAGCATTCtgttacatgtttcttaaccaaaatgcacgtgaaacacgattcgcgcCACGATAATTAATCAAGTTAACTCCTGACTAAGATATTCAATGTTTCTTGGgcgtgaattcaaacttttTGCTCAATAAGACACAATAGTCTACGTGAGTCACATCGtgcactaaacgttaccgtaaGAGTCTTTACGATGTGAAAAGATTGccaccttaatcttgacgctttgtcTCAGGTTTAGCAAGTTGTTCTCGCTTTATAAAACACGCGGTGGGAAAGGAATGATGTTCGATTGAGAAAACTGCCAAAATCGTTGTAGttagcgatttgactcacatagagtattgcgtttcttgtaacatggcaattcaaattttccgtaacCAGTGtaaaatgaaactttaatatcttatttagacgtatttctaccaaacggaactatttgcattatgacgtgagctctgatATGTATATATTATTATGGGTCTCGGAGCTTATGTCGTAaagcacttagttccgtttggcagaaatacgttcctGTAGGAGTTGATGATTCCATTagtttttgatgcaagaattgTGTTTTACCTGAAATTCTAAATacgaagcatgtatcagaatgcttaaattcgtagtTGTTTAGTGGTTCATTGTTACTAAAATGTCCACACAATCGAAATTTTTGTTGTAGTTGTACCTGTGCAGATCTTTAACCGAAAAGATATCCAAGAATTTTGACAATTTGGAGTCAATAATCTCTCCATTGCGGTCCTCAAATACTCGAATCATGGGTGGGTATTGAATTCCCGCCAGAGGCTCGCCTTAAAAGTGTGGAGCGCTGTTCAATGTCAAGACCGCATGgcggccgggggaggggggctcaaTTATGATGGAGTCAAAAACCTGAGATTTATGATAGCAAATGATATAATTTCTCCTCTCTCTTATCATGCAAATTATCATATGAGACTTGCCTTTCCGGCGCTTTGAAACACGATAAAGTGTCTTATAGATAATCCTAAAAATTAGGTTCAAGTGCCCAGGTAGAGATAACGTGTACAAAACTTCATAGTAAGTCACCGAATTATCTGAACTCCAATAGCACTCAGCTTATAATATAACTCCTGGAAAAATGTGGAACTAGTCATTTCTATGAGTTTACAAGTTGCAGGTACCGAGAAAAGTAAGTATATAAATAAtgaaagttcaatgattttacgTAAACAATTTTGGAGAAGAAGAGGTATAAAATATTggagagaaaattgaattataagtgtgtttttgtattaaatactagTGAATGGTGTTTGATTGCTGGTCCACCTAACTTgttttacaagttttctatttaccatgttttctttgtttttttttttgtttttttttgtaaaaaaattgttcgtGCTACCGGataggaaaaaatttgcaaatcgaTTTTGACCCATTAATAGAAACGTCACTTACTTTATCACAGATTGGAGATTCCTGAACCTCACTCtagagtaaaattaattttatgtgcctttttaaaaatgcataagttAGAGACAAAAAGTATTTTATTTGGGTCAATAAATTGTGATCATCACCTCTTTTTACTTAAAGGTTCTTCAAGAATGAGAAAACACTTCTTTTCTATGTTGATAAAGAAGTTTGCTTCtttgattttagatttttttttctttttttgtttaacaGTGCAAATAATGTTAATACCATGTGTGTACAAAACCCGTGCTACAAATGCTTCTTCCGTCGATGTGTAAAGTTTCCTGCAATGACTACGACTTTACCTTAATACAGCATCAATAAATTATTATCGAAGCGTACTCAATGCTCGGCACAAATGATCAACACGTCGAATTGTCTGTTGCAAAATTATTTTCGCAATACAAAACAAGATTATTGGCTCAGTGAAACATTTTCACTAGGATTTCGAGCCACTTTCTTAATTAgcgcaaaaattacattgcggAAATCACTTCAATCGTTCTCAATGCGTGAGTACTTCACTTACGACCCGGATAAACTAACACCTATGCATACTGGTAAGCGATAAGCCCAATTTATTACAACTATCAGTTGGAATTAGCGGCTTAAGTACTTGAGCTTTATTTTTAGTAAGATAACCTACTGACCGTAAGTATTCCGAAGAAGCGTGCAGTATGTTTTGGCGAAAGGAACAGGAAGCAGTTGCAAGCGGCCAAATTTCAGATGCTttctaaatttgaattttatttttggtcaaaattttgaacaccGATTTTACGTAGACGATTtaattcgaaaaattaaataaaaattcaatcttttgtagtattttgcaaattttaaaaaccttGTGTCTTGAGCATGGTGTTATAGGAACCATAAGGCATTTTTCACATATATAGATCTTTTACTAGGAGGAGTTTTTACGTTTGTTTTAGAACCCTTTTCACCAGGGCAAGTATATTGAGAATGAAAGTAGGTAACtcgattttttaaacaatttcagTTTCTGGCATTTAATTTTAATCTCGAAATTTCTCACGATGCTCAAAATTGCACACTCTAATTTTTCCGCCCCTTTTTTAAGATGACGATAAAAGACCCGGCCCCCTTCGTCATTatccgtcaccttccggccaaagtaaaACAAGCggcatgcaaagtttcaaaatttctgctgccattttaattttcacagagaaattgttgggtcgatctgtttgaaaattctatcggcagcacaaagaaaatccagtgaaatttcCGGATAGCTTCCTTAcacaatgtttttaagaaacaatttaagacaattttttaaacttcgcgtggcgcttgtgatacgttggccggaaggtgactgCTTATTGCCACTGCTTAAAATTTTTCCGACATAGACCGTCACTTTAGCGTCCTTTCTACATTTGCCCCTGGTGATTTTCATTTTGgagattcaaaatatttcaaattgtaataaaatatattttaatccACTTCTCCCTTGTATTTCAGGTTTTCCCAGATTTCCTGCTCTGAAGGAATTTTAAATCCACGTGAAACATAAAATGGAAATGCGGATAGCTTCACACAAGTTTACTTTCAATGCCTTGTACAAAAAACATCTAGTATTTTAAATACGTTCAACCAAATaccttttatttaaatttaagatttctttaaaaaaatggattacAAGTTCCTCTTGGGGGTAATGCTTGCCCTGCTCCTGAAAACGAGGTATGTCTACGGGTACAAAATTCTGGGACTATTCCCTTACAACGGCCAAAGTCACATCGTGATGTTCAAAAGCATAATGAAAGGCCTGGCAGAGCGTGGCCACGAGGTACATGTGTTGAGTCACTATCCTCAGCAAACGCCTATAGCGAACTACACGGATTTGAGCGTTCTGGGCTCAATAGAACTACCGAACAATCAGATGCCCTTCGATCACTTCGAAACCATCGGCAAATTGGATATCTTCAATATTCTCGGCACCCTGGTGCTGTACTCCAAGATTGAAGAGCATGCTGCGGTTATGGAGTCTGAAGCAGTTCAGAAATTGCTGAAATCGAATGAGAGGTatgattggaatttttttttaattaatctaAGAAAAAGTTCTATTTTAGTTCTATTTTACGAAAGAGCCAACCAATATTCATCTTCATTTGTTCGAAATGAGTCGAACATACCGCAATGACAAATTAAAATGAACTGGCAGTCAGGTTCTCTTGTAGAGAGCACAATGAATGAGAGAGGAATGCAAAACGCAGACTAAGATTACGGCGCGGTGTTTTTACTTCGGAGAACAGCGTAGTATGGTGATTGGTATCAGCaggaaatgaaggcgaaaaTTGCGTCAAACTCCATAAGTCAGCTACCTCTTCTAAACGAACccgttcattttcaattttttaaagataaacgagaatttttttcctgtgtgatgaaattttgaattttcctatTAAAACAATACAAATTCAAACACTTTTTCACAGTTTGTGTTAGAGATTTAAGGACCCcatttccatcaattttgtGGCTATATCAGCAGATTCTCTAGAGAATCATAAACGTCAAGATACTCTCAGTTCCatgttatttttgaaaaatgaccgAGATAGGGGCCATTAAAGTATTCGAAGCGTCCCCTGCacgctgatttttgaaattgatagacaaagctataaaggAAGAAGACAAGAGATCCAcaaagggatcctattggtggaagcggatggttgccaTGACCAAAGGAGGTgggtaacagactaactaacggcaacccaccagagaccctatagttagtccatcatttacccccttagtctataagaaccacgatcttcaaccaacaggatcactccatactcacTATAGGTCTTCTTTATCTAGCGCTTTGTCCGTCAATTGCAAGAATCAGTCCGCTGTAGGCTAGGCCGCGGAGCGGGCAGGAGGCTACATCCGAACATATTTGAatgtatttatttcaaaataaactgTATTATCTGTAACTGTGTCCGTTGTGACACAGCCCTGTTATGCTCGtgtatggatctcagggctcgtgtcaaGATTGGTGGTTAGATGGcactgggtccacaccattttacgatggaaaaaaatgccaaaaagtTCCTAAAATTTCGATCAgtcaaaaattgttgaactCTAATGAGTGTCAAGACAAGACTGAGGAGGGAGAGTGCTCAGATCAGGCTTGTGcgggtactcattagagttcaaaaatgtttgactctaattgaaatttttgaaactttttggctcccccccccctccggagTGACGTGGACCCAACACaatttcaccaccttgttacatacagttcgggccatttcttagtggtttttttttgtttctcaatTGTCCAGATGGGTATAGTTTCTCTTGATCTACATagcacatttggacgtatttctaccaaacagacctatatGGAGGtgagacatatcgacggtgcaagtcggcaatcacataactcgtttgcggtgtctgaaaatctccgtaactatgttatttttttaaaggagaacaaatggacatgattccttgcagtttttgcagaattttcctcgcacatagaagaaaaatcacggcagttttaaggaattaccgttgagtagttttccgtttgaagaataaagtatgacaggaagtctgcgacgtcgcaaatcgagttatgtgattgccgactttcaccgtcgatatggggtatgctcgtcagttctctggccgtgGCAAGTgagtgagaataataaagcgccagtgacgtcaacggaaatGGATGCCGTCGATGCTGCTGCTCGTGCTCCTCGTagtgcgctttaactcatgagccctgttcacaacgctctcgtcccatcctcgcggctcatgactgccgcattcagttggcacatggGTCTGtctgatagaatgtaatatcccgcttgtCCAATTCTTcgaaaggaatcacgcccacttttacattgcttcttatgcagcttcctagagcacaccccatatttctcacctccacataggtctgtttggtagaaatcagagacaagagaccctccactagcctcctagcgacaggtggaagcttttactttcggggtttcaacaattccttatggacaattattagcgagcaacagtcatcaccctattttcggctattgacttacctacattgtcgatgatgagcttcggatgacgtcatgagccaaacaactttcccaaacttcggccattttcggcttgtttgcaaaacgaaactgccaacacgttgttgaacatcaaccgtgtaggtaagtcaacagtagaatgctgaagtcccggatgtaaaagcttccaccatggccaagatactagtggagggtctcttgtatctggtagaaatacgtccgtttatCAGCACGAAATAAGCGCTTTTATTTTCGCAGGTACGATCTGATCATAACGGAGTCCTTCGTGCCGGACATGATGCTGGGCTTCGTGCACAAGTTCAAAGCCCCGCTGGTGCTCCTGAGTTCCTGCGGGCTGCCGCCGTGGACGAGCGACTTCCTGGCGAACCCGCAGAACCCGGCCTTCGTGCCCCACTTCCTCTCGCAGTTCAGCCCCCGGATGTCCTTCTTCGAGCGGGTCCGCAACACGGCCGGGCTCATCACCAACCTCGTCGCCTGGTACGCCTTCTTCGTCCCGGCCAACGAGCGGATCATGAGGCGCCATTTCGGGGATGACGTTCCGCCGATCTTGGATATCTTGAAGAGTACGAGTCTCATATTGGGCAACTCCCATTCCACGATTCACGGTGGACGACCCTTCGCGTCTACAGTTGTCGATGTTGGAGGTGTCCACGTGGAGCCTGCAAAGAGGCTCCCTAGggtgagtgttttttttccaaaaagcgTTACTCTCAGCCAAAACGCAGTATAACTCTGTTTTAGCTTTTCTTAGAGTCCCcctatacccagagttaagacaactcaattatcagctgactggctgccggccttggctggccatggaggcacaaacgagtgcacccaaacgaacgatattgagggatgaGGATAAGAAATCCTGCGATGTcagtcatccaaaaacaacaacatcaacaaaattaatcaattaaaaagaaaatgagattggtttgtgaataatttcttaatctattttcattttggaccgacggaaataacaattcactcttgataaaccacaattaggtaatattttcattatttttgttcacattcgagccatcgccatcttggtgcactcgtttgtgactccatgagcgagaaccaatcagaattggatttttttttagcccaaccaaaagtgagttgtcgtaactctgggtataaagggacactagcttttttcagattttcaccGGAAAACCAACgaccatttggaccgcgttaagcggaatggaaccaagccacatcagcaattgccaaatttaattgcgCAGTATATTTTTTTACGGGAGAATGTCTGAGATCccttgacaattttaaggaatttgcctcgtaccatgcagaaaattcactgaaatgtgcCCAAAATACCGCACAACGGCTCCCATGTAAAAAATATagatatatatgagtcgcttttatagcgctctttggcgctgtgcgacgcctaatcgccacaaagcttggtcttcccacaggtcatcagggagttgacaatctcttatctcatttaacaccccctgtcgccaacctctcactgggcgtcccctacgtctcctcccaggaggaacccaatcaagcatcttttttggcagcctctcttccgtcatcctattgacatgaccataccaaacaagttgtttggtcatgacgtcgaatacgatgtcattttcgacttccattatctgacgcactctatcattacggacccgatctctcctagaaattcctgctgaccttctccagaaatccatctccgttgctcttagcatatcctgtgtccgtttcttcagctgccaaacttcacatccgtatgttaatatacttttgactacagcgttgtatatcctcctcttgttatctttggaaatccgctgatcccagaggattccatttaacatcgctatagccttccttgctaaggtgttcctttccctgatagcttgatccgtccttccatcctgggtcaaccgcactcccaagtacttaaagtgctcgcagcctttgatctgctgcccatcctccaactcaatgctttgctgatcaccgccaaaagtcatcttctcagatttggatatgctgacttccaaaccccacttccgatactcttctactagcttgcgcatcatgtattccgcgtcatcttgatcttgagcaaccaccacctggtcatcagcaaagcacagagtaaacagagtttcgagatcacccaaggggacacccatgccagagcatttctttttccattcttttagcacgcactcgagataaattttaaataatgttggcgacaaacaacatccctgttttaaacccttagtcacataaaatcccgctgacaaccccccatggcacttaattttggtaaaactccctttataaaatcgcttaacagcgtcaatcaaccccccgttaaaattcgatttttccaaggcctcccaaagtttcaccaacggcacgctgtcatacgccttctggagatccacaaaaattaaatgcagttcctgagctacggccattttcttctcaatgacctggacaataacaaagaggtgatctatcgtagacctgccagctctaaaaccagcctgctcctctgcttcgtgatcctgccattcgtcctcgatcttcgctttcagtatcttcccgtacactttgcttattgtcccggtcactgagagcccccggtagttgttacagtcgtccatgtaaaaaatggcagggccaaattaaatttggcattaactgatgtggcttggttgctttctgcttaacgtggtccatttaTCCTTATTAGTTTCAAAATAACTGTGGCGCACCTCTGAGAATTCATAATGTACGTAATGAAACATCTTAGTTTATtcaggttttctcgtaaaagaACAGTATGTGAGCAAGAAAAATGCCAAGGGCTGCAGATGATTGGggttacggcgtttttattgAGAACGGCAGATTGGGTAATTTTTCCCTAAACGGaatctataaatttcaa
This window contains:
- the LOC109036871 gene encoding UDP-glycosyltransferase UGT5; the encoded protein is MDYKFLLGVMLALLLKTRYVYGYKILGLFPYNGQSHIVMFKSIMKGLAERGHEVHVLSHYPQQTPIANYTDLSVLGSIELPNNQMPFDHFETIGKLDIFNILGTLVLYSKIEEHAAVMESEAVQKLLKSNERYDLIITESFVPDMMLGFVHKFKAPLVLLSSCGLPPWTSDFLANPQNPAFVPHFLSQFSPRMSFFERVRNTAGLITNLVAWYAFFVPANERIMRRHFGDDVPPILDILKSTSLILGNSHSTIHGGRPFASTVVDVGGVHVEPAKRLPRDIEKFIEDSPDGVIYFCMGSLLRAATFPEHKKNAFLYTFSKLKERVLWKFEDENVSAPSNVMIKEWMPQRDILAHPKVKLFIGHGGLLGTLEAMTEGKPMVGIPMFGDQPMNVKSLEAKKVSKYVDYYSITNDTIYEAVREMLKPKYLENARELSKLFHDRPMSPMDTAAYWVEYVIRNKGARNLRSAAVDMPFYQYLLLDVILFYTVSVIFSLYLISCLLNCVCRRSKSKDGRTKLKQK